In Mycoplasmopsis californica, one genomic interval encodes:
- a CDS encoding pseudouridine synthase, with translation MNNKKIRIDRYLANATQYSRSQIHSLIKQKRVKINENTVKKIINIDLEIDQIFLDDKLVFYEEFSYFLLNKPAGFVCANIDNIHKTIFDLIDLDRNVFFSVGRLDKDTEGVLIITNDGKWANWVLKPKNHVPKVYKVIVDKDFDERIRTYREPIEIEGYSVKKYKFEFSDSTRECLLTIFEGKFHQVKQMMRYFGYKVVYLQRIKFGNLVLPENLAKGEYIKLSNEEIEQLKEGYCSENKK, from the coding sequence ATGAATAACAAAAAAATCAGAATCGATAGGTATTTAGCTAATGCAACACAATATTCACGATCCCAAATACACTCGCTTATTAAACAAAAACGAGTAAAAATTAACGAAAATACTGTAAAAAAGATTATAAATATTGATTTAGAGATAGATCAAATTTTTCTTGATGATAAACTAGTTTTTTATGAAGAGTTTAGCTATTTTTTATTAAATAAGCCAGCAGGTTTTGTGTGTGCCAATATTGATAATATACACAAAACTATTTTTGATCTTATTGACTTGGATCGCAATGTTTTTTTCAGCGTCGGAAGGTTAGACAAAGACACTGAAGGTGTATTGATTATAACTAATGACGGAAAATGAGCTAATTGAGTTTTAAAACCGAAAAACCATGTACCAAAAGTGTATAAGGTTATAGTCGATAAAGATTTTGATGAAAGAATTAGAACCTATAGAGAACCAATCGAAATAGAAGGTTATAGTGTAAAAAAATACAAATTTGAGTTTTCTGATAGCACACGTGAATGCTTGCTTACTATTTTTGAAGGTAAATTTCATCAAGTTAAGCAAATGATGCGTTATTTTGGTTATAAGGTAGTTTATTTACAAAGAATTAAATTTGGCAATCTTGTATTGCCTGAGAATCTTGCGAAAGGTGAATATATTAAATTATCAAATGAAGAGATAGAACAACTAAAGGAAGGATATTGTTCTGAAAATAAAAAATAA
- a CDS encoding HAD hydrolase family protein, whose protein sequence is MLIYKPTYFIDLDGTLFDQRGFVRVSARNQIAILIMHNFANVVVSTGRSYNDYRVKQVRKLLKVEDFICSSGAEVYINNELVSFTTFKIDTINNLVNFAKKNKVSFVVYDTHGEHLFVKSSYSRVLAKLFVNKWMKSIALVNDFDIDMFDSITKISFIFKSPFSAKRTLKKLEQELGHDVYGSLSSQNYVIEITDINTNKAKAAIEYARIKGIDLTNSVHIGDSMSDACMKGVVGKLVAMSNSPKELKELAHEVAPRNKGGGIYKYLIQHKSKK, encoded by the coding sequence ATGCTAATTTATAAACCTACATATTTTATTGATTTAGATGGCACGTTGTTTGATCAACGTGGTTTTGTTCGTGTTTCTGCACGCAACCAAATTGCAATCTTAATTATGCATAATTTTGCTAACGTAGTTGTCTCTACAGGGCGTTCTTATAATGATTATCGGGTAAAACAAGTTCGTAAATTGCTAAAAGTTGAAGATTTTATTTGCTCATCTGGTGCTGAGGTTTATATTAATAACGAACTTGTTTCATTCACTACTTTTAAGATAGATACAATTAATAATTTAGTTAATTTTGCTAAGAAAAATAAAGTAAGTTTCGTGGTTTATGATACTCACGGGGAACACTTGTTTGTCAAAAGTTCATATTCACGTGTATTAGCAAAATTATTTGTTAATAAATGAATGAAATCAATAGCCTTAGTAAATGATTTTGATATTGATATGTTTGATTCAATAACTAAAATTTCATTTATTTTTAAAAGTCCTTTTAGTGCTAAAAGAACGCTAAAAAAACTTGAACAGGAATTAGGACACGATGTATATGGATCGCTATCTAGTCAGAATTATGTTATAGAAATTACTGATATTAACACAAATAAAGCAAAAGCGGCTATTGAGTATGCACGCATTAAGGGAATTGACTTAACTAATTCAGTACATATTGGCGACTCAATGTCAGATGCTTGTATGAAAGGTGTTGTTGGTAAATTAGTAGCTATGAGTAATTCTCCAAAAGAATTAAAAGAATTGGCACATGAAGTTGCGCCACGAAATAAAGGCGGCGGAATTTATAAATATTTAATCCAACATAAATCAAAAAAATAA